From the genome of Gemmatimonadota bacterium:
TGGCCGCGAGCAGGACACAGTGAAACCGTTCGTCGATCTGGTGATGGAAAAGTACGGCCTGGCCGGTCAGCACATCGCGGCCGGACACGGTCCGCAGGGGCCAGTCCAGCTGCCGGACGTCCTCGACCAGCCGGGTGCTCGGCTGGGACCGCAGCCAGTCCAGCAACGCCTCGACCTCACGCTCCGTATCGGGCAGGATTAAATACCGGCCGGTAGTTTCGAAGACGATCCGGTTCGAGACGCAGTCCACCATGAAGAACCGGCAGGCTTCCGCACCGGACAGCTCCAGCGAGATCTCTTCGATCGCAGCGGACAGGTCGGCTTCTCCCGTTGCGGCCGTCATGCGGGTCAGTCCATCGACCACACGATGCCACAGGATATCCGAACGCGCTTCGACGACTGTTGAATCAAGCATGGCGATATTGGGAAAGTGCACCGCGTTATCGCGGGCGGTTTCAGGCCCCTTGTGCTCCGGTCAGGGGCCGGTCGTACACGTACTGTCTGACAGCATGACGACAGCCTGTTTCATGTCATCGGGCAGGGTTGCCTTGAAAGAATGGGGCCGGCCCGAGAAGGGATGGATAAACTCCAGTTCGGATGCATGCAGCGCCTGCCGCCGCAGGACATCCAGCATCTTTTTCAACTTCGGGCGGCGCCGGGGCGCCGTGCCGGCCAGCCGCTTGTGCCGTCCCCCGTATACCGGATCGCCGATGACGGGATGGCCCAGGTGGGCAAGATGAACCCTGATCTGGTGCGTACGGCCGGTTTCCAGCGCCAGGGCCAGCAACGACCCGTCCTCCATGGATTCGCTCACGCGGTAATGGGTGACGGCACGGCGGCCGCGGTTTTCCTCCACCACGGCCATCCGCTGCCTGAACCGGGGATGCCGTCCGACTGGCGCGTCGATCGTACCCGAGGGTTCGGCGAAACGGCCCCATGCCAGGCCGGTGTAGCCACGTTTGATGCGCCGCTCGGCCAACTGGCGGGAGAGAAACGCGTGGGCGTCTTCCCGTTTGGCCACGATCATCAGACCGGACGTATCCTTGTCCAGGCGATGTACGATACCCGGCCGGACCGGATCGTCGAACTGCTCCAGGCTTCCGCAGTGGTGCAACAGGGCATTTACCAGCGTCGAATGCGCATGACCGCAGGCCGGATGCACGACCATGCCCGCCGCCTTGTTCACCACCAGGAGCGCTTCGTCTTCGTAGACGATGTCCAGTGGGATGGGCTCCGGCTCCGCGGTCGAGGGAGGGGTTTCGGGTATGGTCACGGCGACGACGTCGCCTTCGGAAACCCCGTGGCCGCACTTTTCCACGACGACCGAGTTGACCGAAACTGCGCCGGACCGGATCCAGCGCTGTATTCTCGACCTGGTTACCGGCAGGTCCGTCTCCGACAGGTAACGGTCCAGTCGCCACTGGGACTGCGAGGCGGGCACCACGGTCTCGACGAAGGATCCCTCCCATTCATCCGGAAGGCGCTTCATCGTTCAATATCCGGTTGATGGCGGACAGTCGCGTGAACAGGAGGATGATCCCGATGGTGATGGCGGAGTCCGCCACGTTGAATACGGGCCATCGGTACGCTCCCACCCCGATATCGATGAAATCCGTAACCGCGCCGTAGGCCGCGCGATCGATCAGATTGCCGATCGCGCCGCCCAGTATGCTCATCACGGCATACCGTCCCCACCGCTCGACGGGGGGAAGCCTGAACAGGTAGTAGATCATGACCGCGCAGGCGATGACCGACAGCACCAGGTAGAACCAGCGGCCGCCGAGGGTGATGCCGAACGCGGCTCCGGGATTCCGAATGTACGTTAACTGGACCACTTCCCCCAGGAGGGGATAGGACTGGTGAAGCGCCATCCCCTGCTGAACGGCGATCTTGGTAATCTGGTCCAGGATCAGGATACCGGCGCAGACGACGGCCGGCTTTGCCAAAGCTTTCAGTCCGGAGATGTTAGATCAGACCTCGTTCTTCCTTGGACTTGCACTCAATGCACATACGGGCGTGGGGTACGGCCTCGAGCCGGGCCTTGCCGATTTCTCCATTGCATACGTAGCAAAGTCCGTAGGCGCCGTTCTTGATGCGCTCCAGGGCTTCGTCGATATGAAACAGGAATCGACCCTCGCGGGAGGCGAGGTCATAGGCCTGTTCCTGCTCCATCGATTCGGTACCCTGGTCCGCCGGGTGTTCCGAAAAGGGATAACTGCCCGCGACATCGCGCGCCGCGGAGTTAATCGTCTTGTTTCCGAAATAGCCCAGCTCATGCAACAGCGTTTCGCGTTTTTCGAGCAGGAGCTTTTCGAAGCGTTTCAGATCTTCACCCGTCATCCATTCCTCCACGGCAAAGAAGACATTGATTGATGATAGCAGCCAACCTTCCGTAATCCTCACTTCGCGCGGGTATCGACGAACATAAGACTTTTCCGTCGACCGTCAAACTCTTTTCAACGACTCCCACCGCGGCGACCGGCAGGCCGCAGTGTACGGCCGTAATCACTTCATCCAGCAAACCTTCGCCGACCACGTCGACTCCCGCCCGGACCCACGCGGCGAGTTCGTCACCGGCCCCGGACCGTGCGACCCGTCCATACACGACGCCCCGCAGCTCAAGTCCCAGGGAAGCCGCGCCTCTTTTGAGCGCGTTCGACCAGCGTGCGTCATAGGGCGCGCCCATGTCGGGATACCTCGGACCCAGGCGTTCGTCGTTCGGTCCCCGGAGCGGATTCTCGCCGGTGCAGTTTACATGGTCGTCCACGATCACGAATGAACCCGCTTCGCATCCGCGATTCAGCGCGGAACATCCGGTCGCGCACAATATGCTTTCAGCCCGAAGCATCCGCAGGACCCGCACCGCATCGATGCGGCGTTCCAGGTCCATGGCCCTTCCCAGGCAGGGGAGCAGTACAGACCCCGCCCGGTACACGGTTTCAAAGGGTGCCCAGGATACGGGCGCACTCACCGTGCTCCAGGGACAGGCCTCAGGAGGTAATTCCGGGAGCGACAGGCCGACTATCCTGTGTCCCCGCAAGTGATCGCCCATCCTGCCGGCCAGCCGAGAGATTCGCTCGTAGGTCATTCGCTCGCGTGTGTCTGCCTTTGGATATCTGGCGAACCCGGAATCAACCCGATCGGGATTCAGCCTGGCCGGGGTTGCCGTGCGGAGCCCGGCGCCGGTTGCTCGCCGCTTTCCCGGTCCATGCTCCGCATGGCGTCCAGTTGCTCCTGGTGGGACTCGAGCAGAATCCTGAATTTGACCTCGTAGTCCTTCCTCAACGTGGTGAGCGCGCCCAGTTCCCGCTTGATTTCAGCGACCTGGTTGTTCGCGTCGGAGATCCACCGGTCCGCCTTGTTCTCCGCATCTTTCAATACGTTTTCCGCTTCTTTCATCGCATTGGCCTTCATGTCGTGAATGACCTTCTGCGCGGATACGAGCGCGTCCTCGAGCAGTTTCCTCCTCCGGCCCACATCGGACAACTCGCTGTCCATCTCCGCCATCCTGGTCCGCAGCGATTCGTTTTCATTCGCAAGGTCTTCTAACGCGCCGGCGGCACTGTTCAAAAACGCTTCCACTTCATCCATATCGTAGCCGCTGACCCAGCGCGTCTTGAATTTCCTTTCCCGTATTTCCTCCGGGCTTATGTCCATGCGTTCACCTCTGTTTCCTGGTCTGCTCGTCGCGCTCCTGTCAGATCCGCAGTAACAGGGGCAGGAGACTCACCTGGATAAACCTCAGTATCAGAATGGCGATCAGCGGCGAAAAATCAATGCCGTACGTCGACGGCAGGATCCTGCGGATCGGCGCCAGAATGGGATCGCTGAAAAGAATGAGTATCTGGAAAAGCGCGTTGCCCGTGTCCGGGTTGAAGAACGAAAGCACCGCGCGTACGAGTATCACGATGAAGAGCACGTCGAAAATGAAGTCGATCACGTAGACGATGCTCTCGAGGATCATTTCCGCCGGAGTGCCGGCGGCCTGTGCCACCATCGCTCCGGCCTGGTACAGTACGAGACCGTGCAGAACGCCAAGCAGTACGATGCCCAGCAGTGCGGACACGTCCGGCCGTCCGATCCGGTAGCCGGTGAATCGGCGGATCGGGGCCAGGAAGAAGTGGGCGATGTTGTGCATCATATGTCCGGACTGGCTGAACGCGAACGGAGATTCGATGGATATGAAGAAAGCGCCGAGAAACAGGATGGCGAGCACCCGCACCACGAAATCGAATACGTCCAGCATTCCGGCGGCCAGGGAAGTGGACAGAGGCACGCCCATGACGGTCGTCACCAGGAATCCCCGCACGATCACGAGGGCGATTATGGCAAAGACGGGTGACCAGTCGAAACGCGGTTCGCCGCGCATGATCACCTGGCGGATGGGCCGAAGCACCGGTTCGGTCGCCGTGTACAGTCCCCGCTGGATCGGGTTCTCGCTGAAGGGGCTCGCGGCGGGCATGAACAGGCGGAGTCCGAAGGCCAGCATGTAGATGTTGATGATGAATTCGATCAGTCCCATGAAGGGTCCCGTTCACTGCCGGATTAACGGCGTTTCATGCCTGGCGCGCACCGAAAACGGCCGTACCGATGCGGACCGTGTCCGCGCCTTCCTCGATGGCTACCTCGAAGTCATGGGACATGCCCATGGAGAGTACGTCCATACCCACGCCTGCGATCCCGGCGGAAGCGATGCGGTCTCTTGTTTCACGGAGCAGCCGGAAAGCGGGCCGGGCATCTTCGGGATCGGGTGTGAACGCGGGGATCGTCATCAGTCCCCTTACGGACAATCCGGGCAGCACGGACAACTGCTCCGCGAGTTCCAGTGCGCGGTCCGGCTCCACGCCGGCCTTCGTCTCCTCCGACGACGTATTGACCTGGATCAATACGGGCATGGTCCTGCCCGCGGCCTGCAGCCGCCGGTCGAGTTCCTGGCCAAGGGAAAGGCGGTCGACGGAGTGAATCATGTCGAAAACCCGCACGGCGAACCTGGCCTTGTTGCGCTGCAACGGACCGATCAGGTGCCAGTTTGCACCGTCGTCCTGGCGGATCTTCTCGAGCGCTTCCTGGACCCTGTTCTCACCGAAATCCGTGACACCGGCCCGCCTGGCCTCTTCGATCATCGAAAGGGGCTTGGTCTTCGATACGGCGATAAGCTGAATGGTCGAGGCCTCACGGCCGGCTCGCGCGGCAGCCCTGGATATACGGTCGTACACCCGGACCAGATTTTCTTTGATCGTGGACAAAAGATCAACCTCACCGAAAAACCAGTCTGCTAATATATGCGAACAGGGGCCCTGGTCGCAACAGAAATCAGTAAACTTCGAGGTGGCGAAAGGAAACTAGATTCCGCCCCTTCCCGCCGACTGATATGAATGTGCTGGCGCCGATTGAATCCATCCCGGATTGGTCGGCATGCGACCCGAGACGGAACCATTATTCGAAGGAGGGACAGCTTGCTATCACGTGTATCGAGCGGCGCCGTGCAGGGGATCGAAGCGATTCCCGTGGTGGTGGAAACCCACATCACCAACGGCCTTCCTCATTTTTCGACCGTCGGACTGCCGGACAGCGCCGTGCGGGAGAGCAAGGACCGCGTCGTGGCCGCCATCAAGCAGTCCGGTTTTACCTATCCGTACCGGCGTATCACCGTCAACCTGGCCCCCGCGGACGTGCGCAAGGCGGGTACTTCCTTCGACCTGCCCATTGCCGTAGGCATTCTCGCCGCGTCGGCACAGTTGCCGGCCCAGTCGCTTGAAGACACGATCCTGCTGGGCGAGCTGTCACTGGACGGCACGCTCCGGCCGATCCGGGGCGCGCTGCCCGTTGCGCTCGCCGCACACCGCCTCGGCGCGCGCAGGCTGATCGTTCCGAACGAGAACGCGAAAGAAGCTGCAATGGGCGGCGGTATCGACGTTTACGGCGTGCCGTCCCTGGAATCCGCGGTCCACTTCCTCCAGGGCCGTAAGCGATTTGAACGGTCCCGGCACGAAGCCGGGCCAATGCTTTCTTCCGGTGCGGATTATCCCTTCGATTTCTCCATCGTCAAAGGACAGGATCACGCCAAGCGCGCCATCGAAGTGGCCGCCGCGGGATCTCACAACCTGCTGCTCATCGGTCCACCGGGTTCCGGCAAGACGCTGCTCGCCCGCTGCGTGCCGTCCGTACTGCCCGATTTCACGCTGGAGGAAGCACTGGAAACGACCCAGATTCACAGTGTAGCGGGGAAAATCCCGCCCTTTACCCCTTTGGTCACCACCCGGCCCTTCCGGGCTCCTCACCACACCATCACGGAAGCGGGCCTGATCGGCGGCGGGAGCATACCGAGACCCGGAGAGGTGTCTCTCGCCCACAACGGCGTGCTCTTTCTGGACGAGTTGCCTGAATTCCGGAAGCATGTGCTCGAATTGCTCCGGCAGCCCCTTGAAGACGGCAAGGTCAACCTGTCCCGCGTTTCCAGGTCCCTTTCCTATCCCGCGCGATTCACCCTGGTCGCGGCCATGAATCCGTGCCCTTGCGGATACCTCGGCGATCCGGGCCGCGAATGCACCTGTCCGCCGGCCCGGATACACCAGTACATGTCCCGGATATCGGGTCCGCTGCTCGATCGGATCGATTTGCACGTCGAGGTGCCGCCGGTACCGTACGCGGACCTCGGCGGCCGTTCCGGTGGTGAACCTTCACGCCGCGCCAGAGACCGGATCAACCGGGCCAGGGAACGACAGTTACCGCGTTTTGCCAACCGTCCAGGCGCTTTTGGAAACGCGCACATGACACCCCGTGAACTGCGCCGTTACTGTGGATTGGACGGCAGGGCCCACGACCTGTTGCGGAACGCCATAGCCCGTCTGGGTCTTTCCGCCAGGGCCTACGATCGCGTCCTGAAAGTCGCCCGGACCATCAGCGACCTGGCCGGCGAGGAAACGATAGGTGCCGAACATGTGGCCGAAGCCATACAGTACCGGTCCCTGGACCGCAGCAAATGGATGGATCACTGAGCGGGTTGCATAGTCCACAAACAACTTTGAATCCACCGTGACCTGTGCTATAGTAGATAAGGTTTTTGAGACCTGAACGACGAACCGACAGTCCACCGGAATACCGGGGGAAAGGAATCCATGCTCAGAACCGGAACGGGGTTGGCCGGCCTTTCCGCCATGCTCCTTTTGATCGCGGGATGCAGCGGTACCGGGCAGGCGGACTCCCCCGTGTCCTTTTCTCCGGAACGCTATGCGGCCCTTGTGGATACCCTTTCAGAGCCCGGCGGGTTTTTCGACAGCGACAACCTCGTCTCCAACGAGGCCGGCTATCTCCACGTAAAGCAAACGCTTAAGCGGCTCGGTGTCGAGGGCGGTGTCTACATCGGCGTGGGACCGGACCAGAATTTCACCTACATCGCGCAGGTTCGCCCGCGGTACGCCTTCATTCTCGATATCCGCCGGGACAACCTCATCGAGCACCTGCTCTACAAGGCTATTTTCGCCCTGGCGGAATCACGGGCGGAATTCCTTTCCATCCTCTTCAGCAAACCCATATCGCGTGCCGAATTCACCGCCGGCCAGCCCACGATCGAAGCGTTGGTGACCTATTTCGATCGAACGGACGGAGACGAGGATCTGTTCCACCGCAACCTGGAGCGCATCCGGGCTCGGATCAGCACTTTCGAGGTCCTGACGGGAGATCGTGATGCCCGGCGCGTGTCCGAGCTGTAC
Proteins encoded in this window:
- a CDS encoding RluA family pseudouridine synthase, translated to MKRLPDEWEGSFVETVVPASQSQWRLDRYLSETDLPVTRSRIQRWIRSGAVSVNSVVVEKCGHGVSEGDVVAVTIPETPPSTAEPEPIPLDIVYEDEALLVVNKAAGMVVHPACGHAHSTLVNALLHHCGSLEQFDDPVRPGIVHRLDKDTSGLMIVAKREDAHAFLSRQLAERRIKRGYTGLAWGRFAEPSGTIDAPVGRHPRFRQRMAVVEENRGRRAVTHYRVSESMEDGSLLALALETGRTHQIRVHLAHLGHPVIGDPVYGGRHKRLAGTAPRRRPKLKKMLDVLRRQALHASELEFIHPFSGRPHSFKATLPDDMKQAVVMLSDSTCTTGP
- the lspA gene encoding signal peptidase II, yielding MSGLKALAKPAVVCAGILILDQITKIAVQQGMALHQSYPLLGEVVQLTYIRNPGAAFGITLGGRWFYLVLSVIACAVMIYYLFRLPPVERWGRYAVMSILGGAIGNLIDRAAYGAVTDFIDIGVGAYRWPVFNVADSAITIGIILLFTRLSAINRILNDEAPSG
- a CDS encoding TraR/DksA family transcriptional regulator, which translates into the protein MTGEDLKRFEKLLLEKRETLLHELGYFGNKTINSAARDVAGSYPFSEHPADQGTESMEQEQAYDLASREGRFLFHIDEALERIKNGAYGLCYVCNGEIGKARLEAVPHARMCIECKSKEERGLI
- a CDS encoding DivIVA domain-containing protein, giving the protein MDISPEEIRERKFKTRWVSGYDMDEVEAFLNSAAGALEDLANENESLRTRMAEMDSELSDVGRRRKLLEDALVSAQKVIHDMKANAMKEAENVLKDAENKADRWISDANNQVAEIKRELGALTTLRKDYEVKFRILLESHQEQLDAMRSMDRESGEQPAPGSARQPRPG
- a CDS encoding YggT family protein; protein product: MGLIEFIINIYMLAFGLRLFMPAASPFSENPIQRGLYTATEPVLRPIRQVIMRGEPRFDWSPVFAIIALVIVRGFLVTTVMGVPLSTSLAAGMLDVFDFVVRVLAILFLGAFFISIESPFAFSQSGHMMHNIAHFFLAPIRRFTGYRIGRPDVSALLGIVLLGVLHGLVLYQAGAMVAQAAGTPAEMILESIVYVIDFIFDVLFIVILVRAVLSFFNPDTGNALFQILILFSDPILAPIRRILPSTYGIDFSPLIAILILRFIQVSLLPLLLRI
- a CDS encoding YggS family pyridoxal phosphate-dependent enzyme produces the protein MSTIKENLVRVYDRISRAAARAGREASTIQLIAVSKTKPLSMIEEARRAGVTDFGENRVQEALEKIRQDDGANWHLIGPLQRNKARFAVRVFDMIHSVDRLSLGQELDRRLQAAGRTMPVLIQVNTSSEETKAGVEPDRALELAEQLSVLPGLSVRGLMTIPAFTPDPEDARPAFRLLRETRDRIASAGIAGVGMDVLSMGMSHDFEVAIEEGADTVRIGTAVFGARQA
- a CDS encoding YifB family Mg chelatase-like AAA ATPase — translated: MLSRVSSGAVQGIEAIPVVVETHITNGLPHFSTVGLPDSAVRESKDRVVAAIKQSGFTYPYRRITVNLAPADVRKAGTSFDLPIAVGILAASAQLPAQSLEDTILLGELSLDGTLRPIRGALPVALAAHRLGARRLIVPNENAKEAAMGGGIDVYGVPSLESAVHFLQGRKRFERSRHEAGPMLSSGADYPFDFSIVKGQDHAKRAIEVAAAGSHNLLLIGPPGSGKTLLARCVPSVLPDFTLEEALETTQIHSVAGKIPPFTPLVTTRPFRAPHHTITEAGLIGGGSIPRPGEVSLAHNGVLFLDELPEFRKHVLELLRQPLEDGKVNLSRVSRSLSYPARFTLVAAMNPCPCGYLGDPGRECTCPPARIHQYMSRISGPLLDRIDLHVEVPPVPYADLGGRSGGEPSRRARDRINRARERQLPRFANRPGAFGNAHMTPRELRRYCGLDGRAHDLLRNAIARLGLSARAYDRVLKVARTISDLAGEETIGAEHVAEAIQYRSLDRSKWMDH